The following coding sequences lie in one Mercenaria mercenaria strain notata chromosome 5, MADL_Memer_1, whole genome shotgun sequence genomic window:
- the LOC123557930 gene encoding toll-like receptor 4, translating to MDDDLSTFTKNIGLQQNNLKRMDVRLICDTFDLPSVQSFDIADNGMEFVHPKSLSCFRNLRSLDLSKNQLFKMVDENSALFQNLFQGLNYLKVLRMSANGLHNIPNYLFQNSQSIEEIDLSDNTLDQVTFILRDLENLKVLDLQGNNIHLLDPLSIHHLNSISRESNVNISITVILTSNPISCSDCGAKSFLQWLISTYLIKIDSQRLTCLDESSKHNDITGKTVEMVQAICNRKTIKISISVSAAAFFLFSISIVIAIYKRYKHKQRIQNRTNVINNLRDGEGQYQFAVFLSFSNLDEEFVNLHVLNKLNENLQLMTGIDRTLVCTGDQHFRLGFNVHDETFRLLDSASVLIVVVSNHFLTSDFCQSELDKAYEDRKPIVLMLTEQVDPDCMMPTMKALYQNNTRILWKSENGEYVLKTSWENACKSVLDLILCKT from the coding sequence ATGGATGATGATCTTTCAACATTTACAAAGAATATTGGATTACAGCAAAATAACTTGAAACGAATGGATGTTCGATTGATTTGTGACACATTTGATTTGCCTTCAgttcaaagttttgacattgcTGACAATGGAATGGAGTTTGTACATCCAAAATCTCTGTCCTGTTTTCGAAACCTTCGAAgtttagatttatcaaaaaatcagttGTTCAAAATGGTTGATGAGAACAGTGCCTTGTTCCAGAATTTATTTCAAGGACTGAACTATCTAAAAGTACTTAGAATGTCAGCAAATGGACTACATAATATTCCAAATTATCTCTTCCAAAATAGCCAATCCATCGAAGAAATTGACCTTTCAGACAACACATTGGATCAGGTGACCTTCATTTTACGTGACCTTGAAAATCTAAAAGTCCTTGACTTACAGGGTAATAACATTCATCTCTTGGATCCTCTGTCTATTCACCATTTAAACTCTATATCACGAGAAAGCAATGTTAACATTTCTATTACAGTGATCCTGACTTCGAATCCTATTTCATGCTCAGATTGTGGGGCAAAATCATTCCTTCAGTGGCTTATATCTACATATCTGATCAAAATAGATTCCCAAAGGCTGACATGTTTGGATGAAAGTAGCAAACATAATGACATAACCGGCAAAACAGTAGAAATGGTGCAAGCAATCTGCAAtcggaaaacaattaaaatttccaTCAGTGTATCAGCAGCCGCATTCTTTCTTTTTTCGATTTCCATTGTAATAGCAATCTATAAAAGATACAAGCACAAACAGAGGATTCAAAACAGAACAAACGTTATAAACAATTTAAGAGATGGTGAGGGACAGTACCAGTTTGCTGTATTTCTGTCATTTAGTAACTTAGATGAAGAATTTGTCAACTTGCATGTTCTTAACAAACTGAATGAAAACCTTCAACTGATGACTGGCATAGACAGAACTCTGGTCTGTACCGGAGACCAGCATTTCAGACTAGGTTTTAACGTCCATGACGAAACATTCAGGCTGCTTGATTCTGCTTCAGTCCTAATTGTTGTAGTCTCAAACCATTTCCTTACTAGTGACTTTTGTCAATCTGAATTAGATAAAGCTTATGAGGACAGAAAGCCAATAGTACTTATGCTTACAGAACAAGTTGACCCCGACTGCATGATGCCGACCATGAAAGCACTCTACCAAAACAATACACGCATCCTTTGGAAATCTGAAAATGGTGAATACGTTCTCAAAACATCATGGGAAAATGCTTGTAAATCTGTGCTAGACctcattttatgtaaaacataa